A region from the Methanomassiliicoccales archaeon genome encodes:
- a CDS encoding type II CAAX endopeptidase family protein, with protein MRYKAGLLFPILLIALAEAFLFTSQIEASLSLHALNIFLCILLPIWVEKRMMLYQAFALISLLRVLNVGMPIFFTWTLYWLPFIYGPIILAGYIIWRQCVVDAGRFHPRNLVRFLNGHGLRPNVQWRWEYLLYAIIFGFLLSNMEFLVLGNEALVPDLGFRDLSFLLLIMVVFVGFGEELIFRALFQSAVAPEYGRLVAIILSALLFAVMHSGYQSIIYLFFVFGVGLTLGYAYERTGSLGLVALMHGMLNFFLFSFIPFGYNLLP; from the coding sequence ATGCGGTACAAGGCTGGACTTTTGTTCCCAATATTACTTATAGCCTTGGCGGAGGCCTTTCTTTTCACCTCTCAAATAGAAGCCAGCCTGAGCCTGCATGCTTTGAACATATTCCTATGCATTCTGCTCCCGATCTGGGTGGAAAAACGCATGATGCTTTACCAGGCGTTCGCCCTCATATCATTGCTGAGGGTGTTGAACGTCGGCATGCCCATATTTTTCACCTGGACACTATATTGGTTGCCGTTCATCTATGGACCGATCATACTGGCTGGCTACATCATATGGAGGCAGTGCGTAGTTGACGCGGGAAGATTTCATCCGCGAAATCTGGTTCGATTCCTCAACGGTCATGGGCTGCGTCCAAATGTGCAATGGAGATGGGAATACCTCCTCTATGCCATCATCTTCGGTTTTCTGTTGTCAAACATGGAGTTCTTGGTACTGGGCAACGAAGCGCTGGTGCCGGACCTGGGATTCAGAGACCTTTCGTTCCTCCTCCTGATCATGGTGGTGTTCGTGGGTTTCGGTGAGGAGCTGATCTTCCGTGCCCTGTTCCAGAGCGCCGTGGCGCCGGAATACGGTAGGTTGGTAGCGATAATCCTGTCCGCCCTGCTTTTCGCCGTCATGCACTCTGGCTATCAAAGCATAATCTACCTGTTCTTCGTATTCGGCGTCGGTCTAACACTGGGTTACGCTTACGAAAGGACCGGCAGCTTGGGGTTGGTCGCTTTGATGCACGGTATGCTGAATTTCTTCCTTTTCTCCTTCATTCCTTTCGGTTACAACCTTTTACCATAA